The genomic DNA ccttaaacatgtatgctcttcacgaaaaaattcaagtataattcttgtattaatttgatgaaaataaaaaaaacactaaatttaacaaaccggaaatgggattttttactattagaaatgtcaaaaatgttgtggccactatcctgttcacacccctgaacgtatcaagctgaagatttatatttgtattctttgtgtattaacttagagctgataaggttttggtcagaattcgtaaactggaagtagattttttttaattttcatcacattaatacaaaaattatacttgaattttttcgtgaagatcacacacgTTTAAGGGTTCGATAAaagtagtggaagaaaaatcgaacgagagtaaactgccacttccggttgaggaatgcttactaaattttatacataacttggtattatgcttaaacttctagatatgaaatttaagttcaataaacgaaaaggtttctgagaaaaacataaaaaaacctcgattctctagagtaaaagtactacttccggttcaaataaaaatatttgaaaaatacaaggttataaaaattattatttctattacatgtaaaaaaatttaatccgattaagttaacggtttgggagataatcgaattcaaaaacttaaaaaaaagaggacacctataaggggaggtaccatttctggtcaacttaaaaatttgaaaaaaatttatgtcgtgtcgataagaatttcagtaaccgatactaagtttcggtttgataggactaacggtgttcaaaaaatccccaaaatacacggacacacagacacacacacacactcacatttttttctagatcatgaaaacgtgatcagtaatcgattctgagttcgaatcagtcaaaatccgagttcgaattttcgcatgatcacaaaacttcatctattgttactacgtacatagataaagtaaaaatagtacaTTAGTACAACTTCGGGTCaaactaaaattttgaaaaaaaatgtatgtagagTCTGTTCAAGAAACGAGCGACCTGGGTGACAgtattagtgtatatatgtatgtacatgcagtgGTCATTAGTTTCGCTTCGGCGTTCGACGTACGAGGACATATCTTCGCTTTTTTCATATACGGTggttacaaagttcccaacacataagtaatataaaaaaaattgttagttatttttttcaacaatgtaaaagtataggtataatacagtcGTGCATGATGTAGTGGTGCGGCATATGCGCTCCGGTATTTCCCTCCGCCAAAACCAGataataatccaaaaaaaccCGTCAATTCCGTTTCAAAATTCCAGAAAAATTACTTATTtcaataattgataaaattactACTTTTAAGCTTACTACTACAATCACCGCGCTCGATTGTATATCGTataataaatctaaataaaaaatattttgtatttttatttgtatttgtttttgtacttttttatattgcgtaatatagatataaataaatttagataacaCAAAAGTTCCTTttgtttctttaaaaaaataatatatatatatatatatatatatatatatatatatatatatatatatatatatatatatatatatatatatatatatatatatatatatatatatatatatatatatatatatatatatatatatatatatatatatatatatatatatatatatatatatatatatatatatatatatatatatatatatatatatatatatatatatatatatatatatatatatatatatatatatatatgcgtaaCGCATACTTTGCAGTCAACCGGTAGTTACGAACACTGTCAATCAGGTCGCTCGTTTCTTGAACAGACTACGTCATAACGATAAGCATTTTATTAACCAGATTTCAGTGTGATAGGATTATAAGTGTTCGAatcatgatataatataatatttaatgacattaatgatacaatatatttttttaattcacacaatttttatgaaatgtttACGATAAATGTGTTCTAAGTGATAAatctatatttgttttataaaatgcacATTTAAATTGTCTTCATTCTAAAAATAGCGATTGCGGAAAATTTTAGCAACGCTATATCGCATTTGCATTTTTATGAACAACCACACCGAGTATGATTCACCGCATCATATTTGACATATTTCACTATTTTGGAAAAGTTGTCAATCACTTGAAAATGCAGTTGAACTTTGGTCGAATTATTGACTCCACATATTCCCGATGGACAGTAGCCTGTAGAATTATCGCACACGTGCAATGATGTCCAGGCAGGATAGACCAATTCTGAAGTTGACAAGCTACcatctgaaataaaaatatgtaagaaaattccaaaggaaattttttaatttttcaaatgaattatttGTTACTTAGTAGTTCTTCGGATTTGAAGGATCGTTCTTGTGGAAAGTTGCATTCGAAGCATGTGACGTCTTTCATCATACGGAAGATGGCCTGGTCTGAAATTTTCGTTAGTGAAATTCGCTCCGTCGTTCTACGTTCTGTTGTTATTGATAACGATGGTGAAACACAACATTTGGCAGAATAAATtgtgttatataattttagtaacAACGAAAGCTTTATTGAAATgaacatttttacaaggtttttcttaGTTTCGCTAGTTTTCAATGTAAAACTACACTGATACACTGTTGGTGAATGCGCAGTCACTGCTTGCTAAAACCAGACTGATTCTCAGAATTAACGAGTTTATTCGCATTATTTCGACTTTACCTACAAGGAAAAGTGATAGTTTATTAAAGACGGGAAGTTCATGATGTCATTTTTGCGACGGATATTTACCATGTGTGTAGTTTTTCTTGTCATTTGCATGTAAACACAAGAACAGGGTTTGTTAAATCGGGGTTCACTGTTTTAtgactatttttactttatctatgtacatagtaacaatagatgaagtttcgtGATCTTGCGAAAAttataactcgagattttgactgattccaactcagaatcgattactgatcacgttttcatgatctagaaaaaacgtgtgtgtctgtgtattttggggattttttgaacaccgttagttctatcgaactgaaacttagtatcggtgactgaaatttttatcgacacgacacgtaaatttttttcaaatttttaaattgaccggaaatggtacctcccctaattttttatttttttttaagtttttgaatccaaTTATCTCCCATGCCGCTAACTGAATTGGACTGATTTTTTTAcacgtaatataaattataaattttataacgtaatatttaaatatttttatcttaaccggaagtagtactttttctCTGGAGTCTAGAGAGTCGaggtttttcatgtttttctcagaaaccttttggtttatcgAACTGAactttcatatctaaaagtttaagcttaatactaaGTTACGTATATGATtttgtaagcatccgtcaaccggaagtggcagtttactcttgtttaatttttcttccactatttttttttaccccttaaacatgtatgctcttcacgaaaaaattcaagtataattcttgtattaatttgatgaaaataaaaaaaacactaaatttaacaaaccggaaatgggattttttactattagaaatgtcaaaaatgttgtggccactatcctgttcacacccctgaacgtatcaagctgaagatttatatttgtattctttgtgtattaacttagagctgataaggttttggtcagaattcgtaaactggaagtagtattttttttttaatttcattattttattttgaccttttaaattattttaatatttattatgtataataatgatagtgattttaagtaataaataaaatttaacaaaatccgacaacccgaagaagaacttttgtcttgtgcaggtttccatacatttgcgctcaatttgtatcgaaaatccTGTCATAGcaattagtatttcataatgctgccggtatgtgtgaatgtgtctgtacggctcaatttagaattttgttttgtgaacttcttacattcctcaaatacatagataaagtcatgggttggtcacatccgaattttttttcgttCCAGTTtggcaataaaattttatccatTCGGTTCACTATAACTTAAGGTGATCACCAGGTTAAAATGTCAATGGAGAATATTTTCCGcgcacacatttatttattcataattaattGATTCTCTGATTATCTTGTGAATCGACTAAAATTGTTCGGTTCCGGTTTTCTTTCTGGCAAAAATAACGGTTTTTGTTAAAACTCAATAGATGTAAGCATactatacatttaaatttattttttgcataatttttatatttcaataaaataaaagaaaaaaaatattcaataaggAAAAAGATGTatattggaaatttattttagaCTAGTGataagcccgatgaaatatcatcaaatgggttatggcataaattattcaataaaaaaattgaaatcggaactgaaataaaaatccggaaccggaacttaaatatgaatcaaaatattgttttaataatttttttttttaatttaggtaATTAAATgcgttgcattttttttattctttttcagAATATGTAAGTCTAAGGAAATGTGAAAGCAGAACAGAACAAACAgaattaacatttatttattatttaaaatgaagcaaaaaatatacattacttTGGGGCtggaaatgaaaaatgtatttgttaAACTTATATTGTTTTCGTGATTAGTTATTTTATCTATTAGTTATGTATCATAAAtaagttaaataatttaattagactTTTGATTAAGTCACTTATAACTATAATATGTTCAGATAGTATATCAATAACAAAAGTTTTACGCAGTTATACATATCTTATTATGATATGATCTCTAATTTTAACTTTCGTAAagctaaattaataattttgacATTTGACTAGATATTACACtctgtttgaaataaataaaactgtatAAATTAGAATcctaacataaataaatatataaataaaataacaaaaatagttTTTCATCACTGATGcatcattaattaaatataatataattgaatcaCATTAAactcattttgaaatttaatgaaatgtgtgataaaacattacatacatagttaaatttCTAGCTATTACACATATTTTAGAAAAGTcgcaatcaaataaatatattttacttccattctattattatgaattgagaagaaaatatattttttacgtgaAAATCtctatttaattgaatatatgtatatgtttatcaataatatttaagtTAGTAGTATCTATTTTGTGCTTAGAAACAAATGTTACGGTTTCGGATCAttttacatatactatatattttattcaaaaatatatttaaattttatggcACAGTTGAATTCatggtatttaatttattaaatcatacaaaagtaattttattaattgtctCCCAAAACGTGATACATGAGCCTCTTGAATGAATGTGACTGTTGAATAGTTTCATCATTCAAAGAACTGACctgaaaatgtaaaatatcatttcaaaaattaattacttttaaaattgtaaaaataaaatgaatcttaaatacatattgtaaacTTACATAAGtggtatttttttgttgttgttgttgttgttgctgtgGCATCGGcttctaaaaattaaaatgcaatCAATATTAACAATATGAATCCtttgtttaatatgtataacggtattgtattgtattatgattagatattatacaaatattgtgTACCTTGATTGGTCCTGTTCTAGCTGTGGGAGCATGGAATACTTTCATCTGAACGGGTACTGGAACTTCTTGGATAACATCGCCTAGAGAATCCTCTTGAAGGGCTTTGTAAGTCTCAGAATTTGCTGGGTTATATAGAACCGTTTTCTTGTAGCTATGGGTAGTGTCACAAGAGGTATAATGTGAGGGAGttcatatccacaaaaagaaatGATTAGTATGTTACGATTACAAagcgcaataataataataataataataacaacaataaaaacatattaaaactaTGGTGAATATACATTATTAGTAAAACAAAACCGAATGATAACAAatgttaattgaaaatatataaataaaagcaaGTATGTATACGTGATCCTATAAAATGCGACACTtcgaatattatataatatgtacatacatacatatataaaatattagcaccgatatttattcaattaaacgattattaattattttattatgtttatttggCAAAAATCATGAAATTAAAAGAGAAAcaaacatttattatacaaaaatttaaaagtaaacgATTGATAAacacaatattatgtatataaaaactgttatcatgaattttaaacaataagtgAATAATTCTTAAACAAAGATGCacttcatatatttattaataaaaatttccatatacatacatacatatatgtatgtacatacatacatacatatgtacatacatacatacatatgtacatagtatttaaAACCCGAGTTTTTAAAACCTGTCCTTTAAAACAATTCCAGGTCCTATATTTTGGAAGCCCATTGAGTTTGGCTCGGGTTCCTgtccaaaatcaaataaagtattttaaaaaaatcggattttaaaatttttaaaagatttattattatataaaatttttattttactatttgtagtataatattttttaaggtTATGTTACCAAAGCATTAAGATTCTGATCCCCTAATGTCAATCTAAGTTTAGGGCAAAAATTTGTGGAGACTGAGAATGGTCTTTCGTTATCCATTGAAGTACGTTTCACTTGTGCACGCCATAGAGCCTCTTAAGATGAATGGTTCTTCTTTTTGGCTTTTTGGTGTTTTTGAAAAGTGAAAATTCCTGTTTTAGATTTTTGAAATCATCAATTTCGGTTACATCAGTTTGTTTTGAATTATTCAGAATAAATCTAACTCTTCCTCCATTGTTAATACTGTTTCATCCTCGTCGATTAATATCGGTTCATGCAAATTGTCCGTGGAATTAACTTCCGAGACCAAATTTTGGAAAAGTCTATTCATTAGCTATGTAGTATCTAAACTTTATATTCGTATTGAAggaacaaattttaaatgtaattttgatttttacaaaaattattcaaGTTTAAAACTTGAAATTCTAGGCACCTGAACCCGGGGCTTTTAAAACCCGGGTTTTTGGTATAagatatttcattttgaaaaattgtattaaacgaAAAAGTATCATGCACTAATTAATACCATTAGACATTTaacaaattaaacaaatattaaaattcaggagTGTGTTAGTAAAATGCAATGTTAAGACAAATGAAAATGACAACTTCAAAATGTGATGTAGTGTTCTTTAAAATTTTGGAATCATATGGTGAATCTCATCAAGTTCGAAAATTTGGGATTTTGAGTTCAGTTCACAAATATTCTTTTAATAACTTGTTTATCAAATCTATCCACAGGGAAATAGAATAAGGTAAATCAAAATCATCACGTTTCATTCTTGCATTCAATGAGTTTTTCCAGACCAATGTTAATTTACTTTTACATTTGTCTGATATTTTTGACATATTAgtgcaaatattaaaatgtacaaacatacatatgtacatagatggttaggatcaggtgaaaaataatattaagatatgttAGTGCATATGCTTTTAGTTGTTGGTTGTGTTATTTTGCAgtatttgttgtttttgtttgacAAATGAAAGATCAAtgaaaatactaaaattaattATGCAGCAATGTTCTTGACCAATgaaatacaaaatgaaaattaaaatagctTAAAACTAAAACttagaaataaattgaaattagttGTAGTTGTTAGTGTAAAAGAAAACTTGTCCGAATTTCatattctatacatatataatataatatgctttCTGATATCCGGttaaattttaaacacaaaaaaGCGATCCTCTCAGATACTTGATGTTTCAAAAAATGAGTCTTGTCGAGAGAAGATTGACGGTTAAGCTACATTGTGAATTTAGTATTaaagaaataaagaaaaaatacagaatGAAAAGCATTATGGCGAACATATTCTTTTTGCttctacttatatatgtacacttgcCTCTTAGACTTTAGCGGTCTTCCTAGATAACCATTTGTtctgatttaaaacaaaaatttaaatattatttacggGATTTTTAGATCTCGtaagaaatttttaataaattttgctgtatgaacatattttaaaattgtatgtatataatttaaatacatttgaaataaatgattccgacataattttaaattaattaattcaaaatatagagTATTATTTAACTTACGGCACAGTATTTGTGTCCCTTTTGATTGTTTCGACAATGTTAGCATCGGAATATAGCCCAAGCGGAGAGTTGAATTGCTTATGCgcatactgaaaataaaatttagttcaTTGAATAATACGAAATAATATAAAGACATCTTATAAAGTACTACAAAATGTATTGAGAGGAAAATTTTGTCATGAAAAATTCATTCCCAATAATTAAACgctagttaaaatataaattcaattatcaCACATCACACTGTcagtaaatattataacaaattgaatgaattatgtgtttgtttgtataatttgtttgtttcttttcaaaatttttatttgaatttattaaatattgtagaaGACACctgtcatataatataatgcatatatTTTCCTTACCTGTTTTAATTTggtaacaaaattttattttccataacagtttgtttcatattattttgtaataattaagACGGCgatattatgttttaattttgttttacagGTGTCAATATTTAATGCACCTATTAGGAATTAGACAGTACATAATTGGTAGacattgtaatatatttgtgaGTATAGGATTGAAATAGTTTTTCTTGTTAATTATTGAATTGATATTAAAGCACACAACCAATGATGAATCATaacagcatatacatatgtatgtttcaaattttttaatgtgaaatcGATTTGAGTTATTACTTAAAAATGAGTAAATAAAGCGCTTGATGAGACatcgatttaaaaacaacaacgaCAATAAGTATCCACTCGTTTGAAAatgtaaaacaattttttagaaAAACACCTTAACGGCTGCTTCTTCTCCAGCTACTCGTTGCAACATGGTATCAGCAACCTAAATGCCAcaaaattcaatcttcaattc from Arctopsyche grandis isolate Sample6627 chromosome 1, ASM5162203v2, whole genome shotgun sequence includes the following:
- the LOC143915499 gene encoding uncharacterized protein LOC143915499 yields the protein MFISIKLSLLLKLYNTIYSAKCCVSPSLSITTERRTTERISLTKISDQAIFRMMKDVTCFECNFPQERSFKSEELLNGSLSTSELVYPAWTSLHVCDNSTGYCPSGICGVNNSTKVQLHFQVIDNFSKIVKYVKYDAVNHTRCGCS